One region of Vitis vinifera cultivar Pinot Noir 40024 chromosome 1, ASM3070453v1 genomic DNA includes:
- the LOC100260319 gene encoding protein PLASTID REDOX INSENSITIVE 2, chloroplastic, with protein MDWSCCSKAPLSNLVPFSSFTSSHSHQHLALSSFSNSSSFTCYTGIRLKHWPLHSSLTTKLQPQLHSLVFSSSSFANHICRAAEYKFPDPIPEFAQVETEKFRTHLLNKFSKKDIYGESVEEVVGICTEIFSTFLHTEYGGPGTLLVIPFIDMADTLNERGLPGSQAARAAVKWAQDHVDKDWNEWTGDDGN; from the exons atggACTGGAGTTGTTGCAGTAAAGCTCCATTATCTAATCTTGTTCCATTTTCCTCGTTTACCTCATCCCACTCCCACCAACATCTTGCTCTCTCATCTTTCTCCAATTCCTCTTCCTTTACTTGCTACACTGGCATCAGGTTGAAACACTGGCCTCTTCACTCTTCGCTCACCACCAAATTACAGCCACAGCTCCATTCTCTGgtgttttcttcttcctctttcgCAAATCACATTTGCCGGGCGGCCGAATACAAATTTCCCGATCCAATTCCTGAATTCGCCCAAGTT GAGACGGAAAAGTTCAGGACCCATCTTCTTAACAAATTCTCCAAGAAAGATATATATGGAGAGTCTGTTGAAGAAGTTGTTGGAATCTGCACGGAG ATTTTCAGTACTTTCTTACACACCGAGTATGGGGGTCCTGGGACACTCTTGGTCATTCCTTTCATTGACATGGCTGATACTCTGAATGAACGGGGTTTGCCTGGATCACAAGCTGCCCGTGCTGCAGTCAAATGGGCCCAAGATCATGTTGACAAGGACTGGAATGAATGGACTGGTGATGATGGCAATTAA